From Deinococcus reticulitermitis, the proteins below share one genomic window:
- a CDS encoding MBL fold metallo-hydrolase, producing the protein MTDLREQAEVPEHLGVQRHVTGGGARLYTLTLRAFPHLPVNAFLVLTGDPARPSYSALVDMGSSLEPSQQGLLSALEAIRTDHGEAWSWETLSRLIVTHPHPDHVGGLPLVRTLTAAPVAAHATGVPTLERPEARRAAQLAAIEGQLRRLGVPEGEYAERLRRRAGNLMIPSSVKVTTPLTDGDRLDGLFDVIHTPGHEGAQICLRVGEVLLSADHLLPRNSPPLMPAWMLPGGGLGAYLASLDRIEELEGVTLALGSHDGPMRDWRGRVRVLRERYADKGRAVLEAASTPQTAFELTLAVHPRLRSPQALLLLDQTAALAEYLSETGQLREERGPAGESRYTRR; encoded by the coding sequence ATGACCGATCTGCGCGAACAAGCTGAAGTCCCCGAGCATCTCGGCGTGCAGCGGCACGTCACGGGGGGCGGCGCGCGGCTCTACACTCTCACCCTGCGCGCCTTCCCGCACCTGCCGGTCAACGCCTTTCTGGTGCTGACCGGCGACCCCGCGCGGCCCAGCTACTCGGCGCTCGTGGACATGGGGAGCAGCCTGGAGCCGAGCCAGCAGGGCCTGCTCTCCGCGCTGGAGGCGATCCGCACCGACCACGGCGAGGCGTGGTCCTGGGAGACCCTCTCCCGGCTGATCGTGACCCACCCCCACCCGGACCACGTGGGCGGCCTGCCCCTCGTGCGGACGCTGACGGCAGCGCCCGTCGCGGCGCACGCGACAGGGGTGCCCACCCTGGAGCGTCCCGAGGCCCGGCGCGCCGCCCAGCTCGCGGCCATCGAAGGCCAGCTCCGGCGTCTCGGTGTGCCTGAGGGCGAATATGCCGAGCGCCTGCGCCGCCGCGCCGGCAACTTGATGATTCCGAGTTCGGTAAAGGTCACCACACCCCTGACAGACGGTGACCGGCTCGACGGCCTTTTCGACGTGATCCACACTCCCGGCCACGAGGGCGCGCAGATCTGCTTGCGCGTGGGCGAGGTACTGCTCAGCGCCGACCACCTCCTGCCGCGCAACTCGCCGCCTTTGATGCCGGCCTGGATGCTGCCGGGTGGGGGGCTGGGCGCCTACCTCGCGTCGCTGGACCGCATCGAGGAGTTGGAAGGCGTCACCCTCGCCCTCGGTAGCCACGACGGCCCGATGCGTGACTGGCGCGGACGAGTGCGGGTGCTGCGGGAGCGCTACGCCGACAAGGGGCGCGCGGTGCTGGAAGCGGCGAGTACCCCGCAGACGGCGTTCGAGCTGACCCTGGCGGTCCATCCCCGGCTGCGCTCCCCCCAGGCCCTGCTCTTGCTTG
- a CDS encoding ATP-binding cassette domain-containing protein, with amino-acid sequence MTASATLTTRSGMPLRVERVTRRFGGVVALKDVSLDVPAGGRHAVIGPNGAGKSTLFRVVSGEYPPSEGRVILDGQSIGGMPPNRVAALGFARSFQTSSLFTRDTVLENVVLAVLAHLPGRRDLWNPIRTQTAALAQAEAALARMDLLGKAHEIAANLSHGEMRQLELAMVLAQDPRLLMLDEPLAGLSAHERDHVQQLILNLPRELTTVLIEHDLAFCLEFADHVTVLSNGELLATGTPAEIRANPEVQRVYVGSALERHGREVTAEQLAAPPILTVDGLGAAYGSAVALERASLEVRPGEVVAVLGRNGTGKTTLLTTMMGWRQPTHGTVTLAGRDLTNLRPSDHSHAGMALVPQGRRVMAELTVDEELRLAARPGKWTLARVYETFPRLKERQRSLSTTLSGGEQQMVAIGRALLQNPRVLLLDEPTEGLSPLMVTVVRDVLLQLREAGETILLAEQNLDLALAVSDRVYVLDHGTVAFSGDAAHLSENRGLVQELMGV; translated from the coding sequence GTGACGGCCTCCGCGACCCTCACCACCCGCTCGGGGATGCCGCTGCGGGTCGAGCGCGTCACCCGGCGCTTCGGCGGCGTCGTGGCGCTGAAAGACGTGAGCCTCGACGTGCCCGCCGGCGGGCGCCACGCGGTGATCGGCCCCAACGGTGCGGGCAAGAGCACGCTCTTCCGCGTCGTGAGCGGCGAGTACCCGCCGAGCGAGGGCCGCGTGATTCTCGACGGCCAGAGCATCGGTGGCATGCCGCCCAACAGGGTGGCCGCGCTCGGGTTCGCGCGCTCGTTCCAGACGAGCAGCCTCTTCACGCGCGACACGGTGCTCGAAAACGTAGTGCTCGCGGTGCTCGCCCACCTGCCGGGGCGGCGCGACCTGTGGAACCCCATCCGGACCCAGACGGCGGCGCTCGCCCAGGCCGAGGCGGCGCTCGCGCGCATGGACCTGCTCGGCAAGGCGCACGAGATCGCCGCCAACCTCTCACACGGCGAGATGCGGCAGCTCGAACTCGCGATGGTGCTCGCCCAGGACCCGCGCCTGCTGATGCTCGACGAGCCGCTCGCCGGCCTCTCGGCGCACGAGCGCGACCACGTGCAGCAGCTGATTCTGAACCTCCCGCGCGAGCTGACCACGGTCCTGATCGAGCACGACCTGGCCTTCTGCCTGGAGTTTGCCGATCACGTCACCGTGCTCAGTAACGGCGAACTCCTCGCCACCGGCACCCCCGCCGAGATCCGGGCCAACCCGGAAGTGCAGCGGGTCTACGTCGGCTCGGCGCTGGAACGGCACGGGCGCGAGGTCACGGCGGAGCAGCTCGCCGCGCCGCCGATCCTGACGGTGGACGGCCTCGGGGCCGCGTACGGCAGCGCGGTGGCGCTTGAACGCGCGTCGCTCGAGGTGCGCCCCGGCGAGGTGGTGGCGGTGCTCGGGCGCAACGGCACCGGCAAGACGACGCTGCTCACGACCATGATGGGCTGGCGCCAGCCGACGCACGGCACTGTCACGCTCGCGGGCCGGGACCTGACGAACCTGCGCCCCTCGGATCACAGCCACGCCGGCATGGCGCTCGTGCCGCAGGGCCGGCGGGTGATGGCCGAGCTGACGGTGGACGAGGAGTTGCGCCTCGCCGCGCGCCCCGGCAAGTGGACCCTCGCGCGGGTCTACGAAACCTTTCCGCGCCTGAAAGAGCGTCAGCGTTCGCTGAGCACCACGCTCTCGGGCGGCGAGCAGCAGATGGTGGCGATCGGCCGGGCACTCCTGCAAAATCCGCGCGTGCTGCTGCTCGACGAGCCGACCGAGGGCCTGAGTCCCCTGATGGTCACGGTCGTGCGCGACGTGCTGCTGCAACTTCGCGAGGCTGGCGAGACCATCCTGCTCGCCGAGCAGAACCTCGACCTCGCGCTCGCGGTCTCGGACCGGGTATACGTGCTCGACCACGGCACCGTGGCTTTCAGCGGCGACGCCGCGCACCTCTCGGAAAACCGGGGGCTGGTGCAGGAGCTCATGGGGGTCTGA